A region of Hoplias malabaricus isolate fHopMal1 chromosome 12, fHopMal1.hap1, whole genome shotgun sequence DNA encodes the following proteins:
- the LOC136664078 gene encoding transmembrane protein 50B-like isoform X4, with product MAGFLDNFRWPECECIDWGERRNTVSSIVSGILFFTGWWIIIDAAVCYPDQKVFNHAFHTCGVFSTLAFFMINAVSNAHIRGDTYGEGCLGKTGSKKKENCKKTRRRYKKEQLNLKASNRQNYILKGSRLLKCCLL from the exons ATGGCTGGGTTCCTGGATAACTTCCGCTGGCCGGAGTGTGAGTGTATTGACTGGGGAGAGCGGAGAAATACAGTGTCCTCCATTGTGTCTGGAATACTG tttTTCACAGGATGGTGGATTATAATTGATGCTGCTGTGTGCtatccagatcagaaggttttTAACCATGCTTTTCATACATGTGGGGTCTTTTCTACACTGGCTTTTTTCAT GATTAATGCTGTGTCAAATGCTCACATTCGTGGAGACACCTATGGTGAAGGCTGCCTGGGAAAGACAG GcagcaaaaagaaagaaaactgcAAGAAGACAAGGAGAAGATATAAGAAGGAACAATTAAACCTCAAGGCTTCAAATAGGCAAAATTATATCTTGAAGGGGAGCAGACTATTAAAATGCTGTCTATTGTAG
- the LOC136664078 gene encoding transmembrane protein 50B-like isoform X1 — MAGFLDNFRWPECECIDWGERRNTVSSIVSGILFFTGWWIIIDAAVCYPDQKVFNHAFHTCGVFSTLAFFMINAVSNAHIRGDTYGEGCLGKTGARLWLFIGFMMMFGSLIASIWILFGAYVVPGNPVYPGLSVFFQNVLIFFRIHSQAKLTLTVPLPVKQLHFIHCKEGLIWNL; from the exons ATGGCTGGGTTCCTGGATAACTTCCGCTGGCCGGAGTGTGAGTGTATTGACTGGGGAGAGCGGAGAAATACAGTGTCCTCCATTGTGTCTGGAATACTG tttTTCACAGGATGGTGGATTATAATTGATGCTGCTGTGTGCtatccagatcagaaggttttTAACCATGCTTTTCATACATGTGGGGTCTTTTCTACACTGGCTTTTTTCAT GATTAATGCTGTGTCAAATGCTCACATTCGTGGAGACACCTATGGTGAAGGCTGCCTGGGAAAGACAG GGGCTCGTCTGTGGCTCTTTATTGGCTTCATGATGATGTTTGGCTCTCTAATTGCCTCTATCTGGATCCTGTTTGGGGCATATGTTGTACCAG GGAATCCTGTGTATCCTGGATTGTCTGTGTTCTTCCAGAATGTGCTAATAtttttcag AATCCACTCCCAAGCAAAATTAACATTAACAGTACCTCTTCCAGTTAAGCAACTGCACTTTATCCACTGCAAGGAAGGTTTGATCTGGAATCTTTAA
- the LOC136664078 gene encoding transmembrane protein 50B-like isoform X6 → MAGFLDNFRWPECECIDWGERRNTVSSIVSGILFFTGWWIIIDAAVCYPDQKVFNHAFHTCGVFSTLAFFMINAVSNAHIRGDTYGEGCLGKTGARLWLFIGFMMMFGSLIASIWILFGAYVVPGL, encoded by the exons ATGGCTGGGTTCCTGGATAACTTCCGCTGGCCGGAGTGTGAGTGTATTGACTGGGGAGAGCGGAGAAATACAGTGTCCTCCATTGTGTCTGGAATACTG tttTTCACAGGATGGTGGATTATAATTGATGCTGCTGTGTGCtatccagatcagaaggttttTAACCATGCTTTTCATACATGTGGGGTCTTTTCTACACTGGCTTTTTTCAT GATTAATGCTGTGTCAAATGCTCACATTCGTGGAGACACCTATGGTGAAGGCTGCCTGGGAAAGACAG GGGCTCGTCTGTGGCTCTTTATTGGCTTCATGATGATGTTTGGCTCTCTAATTGCCTCTATCTGGATCCTGTTTGGGGCATATGTTGTACCAG gacTCTAG
- the LOC136664078 gene encoding transmembrane protein 50B-like isoform X2 — MAGFLDNFRWPECECIDWGERRNTVSSIVSGILFFTGWWIIIDAAVCYPDQKVFNHAFHTCGVFSTLAFFMINAVSNAHIRGDTYGEGCLGKTGARLWLFIGFMMMFGSLIASIWILFGAYVVPGNPVYPGLSVFFQNVLIFFSTLIYKFGRTEELWD; from the exons ATGGCTGGGTTCCTGGATAACTTCCGCTGGCCGGAGTGTGAGTGTATTGACTGGGGAGAGCGGAGAAATACAGTGTCCTCCATTGTGTCTGGAATACTG tttTTCACAGGATGGTGGATTATAATTGATGCTGCTGTGTGCtatccagatcagaaggttttTAACCATGCTTTTCATACATGTGGGGTCTTTTCTACACTGGCTTTTTTCAT GATTAATGCTGTGTCAAATGCTCACATTCGTGGAGACACCTATGGTGAAGGCTGCCTGGGAAAGACAG GGGCTCGTCTGTGGCTCTTTATTGGCTTCATGATGATGTTTGGCTCTCTAATTGCCTCTATCTGGATCCTGTTTGGGGCATATGTTGTACCAG GGAATCCTGTGTATCCTGGATTGTCTGTGTTCTTCCAGAATGTGCTAATAtttttcag TACACTTATATACAAGTTTGGACGTACTGAGGAATTGTGGGACTAA
- the LOC136664078 gene encoding transmembrane protein 50B-like isoform X5, whose product MAGFLDNFRWPECECIDWGERRNTVSSIVSGILFFTGWWIIIDAAVCYPDQKVFNHAFHTCGVFSTLAFFMINAVSNAHIRGDTYGEGCLGKTGARLWLFIGFMMMFGSLIASIWILFGAYVVPVSQ is encoded by the exons ATGGCTGGGTTCCTGGATAACTTCCGCTGGCCGGAGTGTGAGTGTATTGACTGGGGAGAGCGGAGAAATACAGTGTCCTCCATTGTGTCTGGAATACTG tttTTCACAGGATGGTGGATTATAATTGATGCTGCTGTGTGCtatccagatcagaaggttttTAACCATGCTTTTCATACATGTGGGGTCTTTTCTACACTGGCTTTTTTCAT GATTAATGCTGTGTCAAATGCTCACATTCGTGGAGACACCTATGGTGAAGGCTGCCTGGGAAAGACAG GGGCTCGTCTGTGGCTCTTTATTGGCTTCATGATGATGTTTGGCTCTCTAATTGCCTCTATCTGGATCCTGTTTGGGGCATATGTTGTACCAG tttcacagtGA